AAAAAAAGGCAAAGCCTGAAAGGAAAAGCAAgcagtgagagcgagagagatatatGCGACAGCTTAGCTGTccgtatactgtatggttagtggcgCAGCGCTGCGTCGATTATTATATCATCGTGTTATCATTATATATACTGGCTTTTTTGTGGGAAAATAGGATTTATACGAAGAATTTGCAAACAGTATTATTTACGTGAAATTGCAGGTTAAATGTTAAAACAgtatcggtatatttacggtatattttgaaaaagaGAAGGTCTTTTTttagggtcagaccgtatatcaTATCGacaaatccgcggtcacactgaccCCAAAATTACACACTGAACACAAAAATTAGAACCCGAAATAAAAACACTTAAATTTAGTGCTTTGCTTTAAGTTAAATACGAACACCTAGCTAACCCACGAAACAAGTCCCCCAGCCATGCAGTCGACGCTACGACAAGCTGTCTCGGCGGTTGCCAAGGTACGGATTCTACGATTCCTATTCCCCCAAAGTTATGCAATCtaacctatgtacatatgtggcgGGGCCCAAGAACTGGCTAAAATGCAATAACTATGCTTTCATCTGCGAGCGCAGTGCAGCTGCAGATGGCTCCCAAGACTAACGCAATGGCCTCACGATTCCACGCTACCTGAGATTTCAAGTTCACCAATTGGCCTAGTATCAGCTGATACGTGATCAGCGATTAGCGAACAGCAGTGCGTGCTATTGGCGTGATAAAAAGCAAATCATGCTGTGGCTGCTTATCGGACCCGGACCACTTTGACGAGCACAAGCAATAAATTTAACTATCTGTCGTTTCAGACTCATCTGCGGTCGAATGCCGCCATTCTGGGAGCACTCAATGCCCGCTTCTACTCCTCCACACACGAAGCCGACATTGTGGTGattggctctggccctggcggCTATGTGGCCGCAATTAAGGCTGCCCAGATGGGAATGACGACAGTCAGCGTCGAGAAGGAGGCCACACTGGGAGGAACTTGTCTGAACGTGGGTTGCATTCCCTCCAAGGCCCTGCTGAACAACTCGCACTACTATCACATGGCTCACTCTGGAGATCTGGCCAGTCGCGGCATCAACTGCGGCGAAGTCTCCCTCGACCTCGAGAAGCTTATGGGGCAGAAAACGAACGCTGTGAAAGCTTTGACCGGTGGCATCGCGATGCTCTTCAAAAAGAACAAAGTCACACAGCTGACGGGCTTTGGCACCATTACCGGCCCCAACGAGGTGCAGGTGAAGAAGAGCGATGGCACAACAGACACTGTGAAGGCCAAGAACATTTTGATTGCCACCGGATCCGAAGTAACCCCATTCCCAGGCATCACTGTAAGTTTCACAGTCGGACAGTTTATTCCTTAAAGCTTACGATCGATGTTTATTCCAGATCGACGAAGAGGTTATCGTGAGCAGCACCGGAGCCCTGAAGCTGGCCAAGGTGCCCAAGCATCTCGTTGTGATCGGTGCCGGCGTCATTGGTCTGGAGTTGGGTTCAGTGTGGTCTCGTCTTGGCGCCGAGGTCACTGCCATTGAGTTCATGGACACTATTGGCGGCGTGGGCATCGACAACGAGGTCTCCAAGACCTTCCAGAAGGTGCTCGTCAAACAGGGACTCAAGTTCAAGCTGGGCACCAAGGT
The sequence above is a segment of the Drosophila pseudoobscura strain MV-25-SWS-2005 chromosome X, UCI_Dpse_MV25, whole genome shotgun sequence genome. Coding sequences within it:
- the LOC4813108 gene encoding dihydrolipoyl dehydrogenase, mitochondrial; translated protein: MQSTLRQAVSAVAKTHLRSNAAILGALNARFYSSTHEADIVVIGSGPGGYVAAIKAAQMGMTTVSVEKEATLGGTCLNVGCIPSKALLNNSHYYHMAHSGDLASRGINCGEVSLDLEKLMGQKTNAVKALTGGIAMLFKKNKVTQLTGFGTITGPNEVQVKKSDGTTDTVKAKNILIATGSEVTPFPGITIDEEVIVSSTGALKLAKVPKHLVVIGAGVIGLELGSVWSRLGAEVTAIEFMDTIGGVGIDNEVSKTFQKVLVKQGLKFKLGTKVTGASRSGDSVTVSVENAKSGEKEDIQCDALLVSVGRRPYTEGLGLEAVGIVKDDRGRIPVNATFQTVVPSIYAIGDCIHGPMLAHKAEDEGLITIEGINGGHVHIDYNCVPSVVYTHPEVAWVGKSEENLKQEGVAYKVGKFPFLANSRAKTNNDTDGFVKVLADKATDRVLGTHIIGPVAGELINEAVLAMEYGASAEDIARVCHAHPTCAEALREANVAAAFGKPINF